The following are from one region of the Rhodopirellula sp. P2 genome:
- a CDS encoding formylglycine-generating enzyme family protein, protein MTFDLKRSLRPLGIAAVCSMAAGSILPPGTSHSVHAQEAAVETSPAATVGIASEKPAAGPSVDLGDGRFMVPYTEKIPGTDISFEMVPVPGGTYTMGSPADADPRVEDEGPTVEMNVSPMWVAKTETTWAMYKEYMRMYAVFKSFEADGVRTVDDSNMADAITAPTELYDPSFTYEYGEEPEQPAVTMTQYAAQQFTKWLSLITENQYRLPTEAEWEYAARGGTKTAYSWGDSPDDIEDYAWYFDNSYDGPAHVGTKKPNPFGLHDMHGNAAEWTVNEYTEDGYEWLKESPVDNAIDAVRWPENPWPCVARGGSWESDPPELRSAARLASDDDEWKNEDPNFPKSPWWFTDDPSRGVGFRLFRSLEPLDREALKNFWEPTAPETVDDVQSRIDGGRGGWGLVDKDLPEAAAE, encoded by the coding sequence ATGACGTTTGATTTGAAACGCTCTCTCCGCCCGCTCGGCATCGCAGCCGTCTGCTCGATGGCAGCTGGGTCGATCCTTCCACCGGGCACCTCCCATTCGGTGCACGCCCAAGAAGCCGCGGTGGAAACCAGCCCAGCGGCAACCGTTGGAATCGCCAGCGAAAAACCCGCCGCAGGCCCCTCTGTGGACCTGGGCGATGGTCGCTTCATGGTCCCTTACACTGAAAAAATCCCCGGCACGGACATCTCCTTCGAGATGGTCCCGGTTCCCGGTGGCACCTACACGATGGGCAGCCCCGCAGACGCCGACCCACGTGTCGAGGACGAAGGACCAACCGTGGAGATGAACGTCTCACCGATGTGGGTCGCCAAAACCGAGACGACCTGGGCGATGTACAAGGAATACATGCGTATGTACGCCGTGTTCAAGTCCTTCGAAGCCGATGGTGTCCGCACCGTCGACGATTCCAACATGGCCGATGCGATCACCGCGCCAACGGAGTTGTACGACCCTTCGTTCACGTACGAGTACGGCGAAGAGCCCGAACAACCTGCCGTGACGATGACTCAGTACGCTGCCCAGCAGTTCACCAAGTGGCTCAGCCTGATCACCGAGAATCAGTACCGATTGCCCACCGAAGCGGAATGGGAATACGCCGCTCGAGGCGGCACCAAGACCGCTTACAGCTGGGGCGACAGCCCCGACGACATCGAAGACTACGCTTGGTACTTCGACAATTCTTATGATGGCCCCGCTCACGTCGGCACCAAAAAGCCCAACCCGTTTGGCTTGCATGACATGCACGGCAACGCCGCGGAATGGACCGTCAACGAGTACACCGAAGACGGGTACGAGTGGCTCAAAGAGTCCCCTGTCGACAACGCCATCGACGCCGTTCGCTGGCCCGAAAACCCGTGGCCCTGTGTCGCTCGCGGTGGCAGTTGGGAAAGCGATCCACCGGAACTTCGCAGTGCCGCTCGCTTGGCTTCCGATGACGATGAATGGAAGAACGAAGATCCGAACTTCCCCAAGAGCCCCTGGTGGTTCACGGACGATCCTTCCCGCGGAGTTGGTTTCCGCTTGTTCCGTTCACTCGAACCACTCGACCGCGAAGCGCTGAAAAACTTCTGGGAGCCCACCGCACCAGAAACGGTCGACGATGTTCAAAGCCGCATCGATGGCGGTCGAGGCGGCTGGGGACTGGTCGACAAGGACCTGCCCGAAGCTGCCGCGGAATGA
- a CDS encoding 2-phosphosulfolactate phosphatase, which yields MKIETWLTPNAAGESERTRASVVVVIDVLRATTVATTALSAGAKSITTCGEIEEAFAMKTAAGPDNVPLLCGERGCQPIVGFDHGNSPGEYSPAGVSDRELVLTTTNGTAAIQAAEDCDHMWLACFANLSAVIDRLVRWHSANQDQNAFVRIVCAGTNGCVTTEDVLLAGAIIAMCHQRLADSPRFYDGPIELLNDSGALALSAWQHCITHDGVNSSETLAERLKLTQGGKNLIAANYAGDLVDCGSIDVFELVPTRDQRAPARFVAG from the coding sequence ATGAAAATCGAAACTTGGCTGACGCCCAACGCCGCTGGTGAATCCGAACGAACGCGTGCCTCGGTCGTCGTGGTCATCGACGTATTGCGAGCCACCACGGTCGCAACCACCGCGCTGTCCGCGGGCGCCAAATCGATCACGACCTGCGGTGAAATCGAAGAAGCTTTCGCGATGAAGACCGCCGCCGGCCCCGACAACGTGCCGCTGCTGTGCGGCGAACGAGGCTGCCAGCCGATCGTGGGATTCGACCATGGGAATTCCCCCGGTGAATACTCGCCGGCCGGCGTCAGTGACCGCGAATTGGTGCTGACGACGACCAACGGAACCGCCGCGATCCAGGCCGCTGAAGATTGCGATCACATGTGGCTGGCCTGCTTCGCCAACTTGTCCGCAGTCATCGACCGCTTGGTTCGGTGGCATTCGGCCAACCAAGATCAAAATGCATTCGTGAGAATTGTCTGTGCGGGGACCAACGGCTGCGTCACCACCGAAGACGTGCTGTTGGCCGGTGCCATCATCGCGATGTGCCACCAGCGGCTGGCCGATTCCCCCCGCTTTTACGATGGTCCGATCGAGCTTTTGAACGATTCAGGTGCCCTCGCGCTGTCGGCTTGGCAACACTGCATCACACACGACGGTGTGAACAGCTCCGAAACGCTGGCCGAACGGCTGAAACTGACCCAAGGAGGCAAAAACCTGATTGCCGCCAACTACGCCGGCGATTTGGTGGATTGTGGCAGCATCGATGTCTTTGAGCTGGTCCCCACCAGGGACCAGCGGGCCCCCGCTCGGTTTGTGGCGGGCTGA